In Primulina huaijiensis isolate GDHJ02 chromosome 4, ASM1229523v2, whole genome shotgun sequence, a genomic segment contains:
- the LOC140975803 gene encoding uncharacterized protein: MVAGEKRDFALRPVLVKFGVGFAISLGGILYTFFRSRGIKPSKLKPPPPSPDKVILSDSIRESERFGADDCALKRESSLAEINFLTNLSPSVEYSGDRYGFLLPEFTKLVTECDLDVTACSIPPEKNLGTQVLDVESPQEFKCSEPDEHNSEINSLRNQVEILEERERYLEIQLLEYYGLKEQETVVVELQNQLRVSNMETKLNNLKIESLLSDNRRLEAQVADYAKVVTELEAAKAKIQILRKKLRFEAEQNREQILSLRERVMKLQDEEKRAIENGNDMEMHRQKENESEELEAVKMSNHDLKLANSELARKLEYLQMLATSALDNEEAQELKEENQRLQKQNKSLSEEIEHVRADRCTDIEELVYLRWINACLRYELRNYRPFPGKTVARDLSKTLSPKSEEKAKQLILEYASNECSDLSEFDPEQWSTFHASLTDYGEHNDSLSAKTTPPLSKMKFFAKLMKVLRGKDSDHHSQTSIPVDNVLERYSSDSLSVISDGFSKMLRTPWEESSRLSLELQRSYSRGENSIVTGESHDSSRRTSEDSSLSIFRQINSITEDINGFSLENQDAQNTTKKKLIKYAEALKNSHMKSSFHRRSAPPFNSF, from the exons ACTTTGCTCTGAGACCCGTACTCGTGAAATTTGGAGTGGGTTTTGCTATTTCGCTTGGTGGGATTCTTTATACCTTTTTTAGAAGTAGAGGAATCAAGCCTTCTAAATTAAAACCTCCACCGCCTTCTCCAG ATAAGGTCATTCTGTCTGATTCAATTAGAGAAAGTGAGAGGTTCGGTGCTGATGATTGTGCTTTGAAAAGG GAGTCATCTCTCGCGGAGATTAATTTTTTGACCAATCTATCTCCAAGCGTTGAATACAGTGGAGATAGATATGGCTTTCTCTTGCCAGAGTTTACCAAACTTGTTACAGAATGCGATTTGGATGTCACAGCCTGTTCGATTCCTCCAGAGAAAAATCTTGGAACTCAAGTTCTTGATGTAGAATCGCCACAGGAATTCAAATGTTCTGAACCTGATGAACACAATAGTGAGATTAATAGCCTACGGAACCAGGTTGAAATTCTTGAGGAAAGAGAGAGATACTTGGAGATTCAGTTGCTCGAGTATTACGGTCTTAAAGAGCAAGAAACTGTTGTCGTGGAGCTCCAAAACCAGCTAAGAGTAAGCAACATGGAGACTAAACTTAATAATCTGAAGATCGAGTCTTTGCTATCAGATAACAGAAGATTAGAAGCGCAGGTGGCTGATTATGCTAAAGTGGTAACTGAGCTTGAAGCTGCAAAAGCTAAGATACAGATTCTAAGGAAGAAACTTAGATTTGAAGCCGAACAGAATAGGGAGCAAATTCTATCCCTTCGAGAAAGAGTGATGAAACTTCAGGATGAGGAAAAAAGGGCCATTGAAAATGGTAATGATATGGAAATGCATCGGCAGAAAGAGAACGAATCGGAGGAGTTAGAGGCGGTGAAGATGTCCAATCACGATTTGAAGCTGGCAAATTCCGAATTGGCTCGAAAATTGGAGTACTTGCAAATGCTTGCCACATCTGCATTAGACAATGAAGAG GCACAAGAGCTTAAAGAAGAGAACCAGCGtctacaaaaacaaaataaaagtttGTCAGAGGAAATCGAGCATGTGAGAGCTGATCGATGCACAGACATCGAAGAGCTTGTCTATCTCAGATGGATAAATGCTTGCTTGCGCTATGAATTGAGAAATTACCGGCCTTTCCCTGGTAAAACAGTTGCAAGGGATCTCAGCAAAACGTTGAGCCCGAAATCAGAAGAGAAAGCCAAACAGCTCATTCTTGAATATGCAAGTAATGAATGTTCTGACTTGTCAGAGTTTGATCCTGAGCAGTGGTCAACTTTCCATGCTTCACTTACAGATTATGGGGAGCACAATGATTCTCTGTCAGCAAAAACGACACCCCCTTTGagcaaaatgaaattttttgccAAGTTGATGAAGGTATTGCGAGGAAAAGACAGCGATCATCATAGTCAGACATCTATACCTGTAGATAATGTTTTAGAGAGATACTCTAGTGACTCTCTTTCAGTCATTTCCGATGGATTCTCAAAGATGTTGCGGACTCCATGGGAGGAGTCTTCTCGCCTTTCACTAGAGCTACAAAGATCTTATTCACGAGGTGAAAATAGTATTGTTACCGGGGAAAGCCACGACTCTTCTCGAAGAACCAGTGAGGATAGCTCCTTGAGTATATTTAGACAAATCAACTCGATAACAGAAGATATCAACGGTTTTTCTCTAGAGAATCAGGATGCTCAaaacacaacaaaaaaaaaactgataaaatatgcCGAAGCTTTGAAGAACTCGCACATGAAATCATCATTTCATCGTAGATCAGCACCCCCGTTTAATTCCTTTTGA